A genomic window from Winogradskyella sp. J14-2 includes:
- a CDS encoding RagB/SusD family nutrient uptake outer membrane protein, which produces MKRTTVLLFVAFLSLILVQSCADRLDLQPEDERLVGDAAFDDPASYEQFLGKLYAGISLSGQQGPAGQPDLQGLDEGFSNYLRLYWKMQELTTDEAIIAWNDGTIQDLHNQVWTSGNEFIRTMYSRIMYQVALCNEFLRQTTDGKLSDRGVEQNLIAEIQIYRAEARFLRALSYWHAMDLYANPPFVTENDPIGAFLPPQISRTDLFNYIENELIDILDEMAPANADPMIYYGRADRGAAWMLLAKLYLNAEVYTGTARYSDALTYVNNIIGAGYNIDTSIPYGHSFLADNSTNGAQSEVIFTIPFDGLRTQAFGGMTFLTHAPVGGTMNDVATSFFGINGGWFGIRTTPTFVELFPDEENSADGRALLWTDGQEKDINSITTFTDGYGIFKYRNVDVDGNQGSDTTGDHTDIDFPMFRLADAYLMYAEIVARGAGGDINTAVSYINTLRERAYGNASGNISAGDITLDFIINERGRELYWEAHRRTDLIRFNQFSENGVWQWKGGIQSGTTTEAFRDIMPIPETDLGLNTNLEQNPGY; this is translated from the coding sequence ATGAAAAGAACGACAGTACTTCTGTTTGTAGCGTTTCTGAGTTTGATATTGGTACAATCTTGTGCTGATAGACTCGACCTGCAACCAGAGGATGAAAGACTTGTTGGTGACGCTGCTTTTGATGACCCTGCCTCTTACGAGCAATTTCTAGGTAAACTTTATGCCGGAATAAGCTTAAGTGGGCAGCAAGGTCCTGCAGGACAGCCTGACCTACAAGGGTTAGATGAAGGATTTTCCAACTATTTAAGATTATATTGGAAAATGCAAGAATTAACCACAGACGAAGCAATAATTGCTTGGAATGATGGAACAATTCAGGATTTACACAATCAAGTGTGGACCTCTGGAAACGAGTTTATACGAACCATGTACAGCAGAATAATGTATCAGGTAGCTTTATGCAATGAGTTTTTAAGACAAACTACAGACGGTAAACTAAGCGACAGAGGTGTAGAACAAAATCTTATCGCTGAGATACAAATATATCGTGCAGAGGCGAGATTTCTTCGTGCCCTATCGTATTGGCATGCCATGGATTTGTATGCAAATCCGCCATTTGTAACTGAAAACGATCCAATAGGAGCATTCTTACCGCCTCAAATCTCGAGAACAGATTTGTTCAATTATATTGAAAATGAGCTAATTGATATATTAGATGAAATGGCACCAGCAAATGCTGACCCTATGATATACTATGGTAGAGCTGATCGTGGTGCTGCGTGGATGCTTTTAGCAAAATTATATCTTAATGCCGAAGTTTACACAGGTACTGCTAGATATAGCGATGCTTTAACCTATGTTAATAATATTATAGGTGCAGGTTATAACATAGATACATCTATACCTTATGGTCACTCATTTTTAGCAGATAATTCTACAAATGGGGCACAATCAGAAGTTATTTTCACCATACCGTTTGATGGACTAAGAACTCAAGCTTTTGGTGGAATGACTTTCTTGACACATGCACCAGTAGGTGGAACCATGAATGACGTAGCAACTTCTTTTTTTGGTATTAATGGAGGTTGGTTTGGCATTAGAACTACTCCAACTTTTGTAGAATTATTTCCGGATGAAGAAAACTCTGCAGATGGCAGAGCCCTGCTGTGGACTGATGGCCAAGAAAAAGATATTAATTCTATAACAACATTTACAGACGGCTACGGTATTTTTAAATATCGCAACGTAGACGTTGATGGTAACCAAGGCTCTGATACAACCGGAGATCATACTGATATTGACTTTCCTATGTTTAGATTGGCAGATGCTTATTTAATGTACGCTGAAATCGTAGCGCGTGGCGCTGGTGGTGATATTAATACCGCAGTATCTTACATTAATACTCTAAGAGAGCGTGCCTATGGTAATGCAAGCGGTAATATTTCAGCCGGAGACATTACCTTAGATTTTATAATTAACGAGCGTGGTCGTGAACTATATTGGGAAGCCCACAGACGAACTGATTTAATTCGCTTCAACCAATTTTCTGAAAATGGTGTATGGCAATGGAAAGGTGGAATACAATCTGGTACCACAACTGAGGCCTTTAGAGATATTATGCCTATACCAGAAACAGACTTAGGACTAAACACTAACTTAGAACAAAACCCAGGATATTAA
- a CDS encoding SusC/RagA family TonB-linked outer membrane protein produces the protein MKTFLNALLFCLIMAPATLLAQTTVSGTVTDKANAMPLPGVNVLIKGTSRGASTDFDGKFSIDVNQGETVVVSYVGYKTQEIIFNGQSTIDVSLEEDAAQLDEVVLIGYGSTTKQDATGVVEQVSSDEFNKGAIVAPQQLIAGKAAGVRVTPGGGAAGEGGEIRIRGGASLTASNAPLIVIDGLPIDQRGGAQGSRNALNAINPEDIKDFVVLKDASATAIYGSRASNGVILITTKKGRANQPLKLEYGLQVSTRRVANMTDVLGAERFRTIALDNGIDPSELGNSNTDWQDELFTTGIGAIHNITASKGYENFNFRINFNHTSQEGPLQDLYERNGINTSFEQRLLDNDLKLTLVARAVQDEYDYANQGAIGQAIRFDPTQPIRNENGEFYQYGQGAPLAPANPLWTIDNANYNDRQTIKRIISNFNIDYKFWFLPELKFNLNAGLDYAENDGYRFSRGNPNNPDAVDFNGISSGLNRNTNLDFTFNYKKYVESLDTKVDLMAGYAFQEFYIRTDVDEQSNISFVDTTIDRNALESYFARASFDIADKYLISGIIRTDGSSRFSEDNRWGVFPGVSVGWKIMNEPWMENSFFSNLKIRGGWGVTGQQEINENYGYLGLYTPSLNNAANVQFGFLANGDPRFISTLRPQGLDANRTWEETTQYNAGLDFGFFNNRLAGTVDLYYRETDDLLATVPVPAGANLTDLLLTNIGSVTSRGLEIAVNGVIAQNDNFRWDSNFNITFQEQEITKLSLNDASGFIIPTGGISGGVGNQIQLFKPGFDPFTFFVFRQVYDDEGNPIQGSYVDVNGDNQITEADRQPYKKATPDAFFGFTNSFSYKNFDLNFTFRGSIGNHVYNNNASDTGNLNSIINQPGYIANAHASFLDSNFSNQELFSDYYIERADFVRLDNLSLGYTLPFDKMTLRTSLTATNLFVITDYSGLDPEISNGIENSPYPRTRDIVLGLNLTF, from the coding sequence ATGAAAACATTCTTAAATGCTTTACTGTTCTGTTTGATAATGGCACCGGCTACACTGTTGGCTCAAACAACTGTTTCAGGCACAGTAACAGATAAGGCAAACGCTATGCCTTTACCAGGCGTAAATGTACTGATAAAGGGAACGTCTAGAGGTGCCTCTACTGATTTTGATGGTAAATTCTCCATAGACGTTAACCAAGGAGAAACTGTAGTGGTTTCTTATGTTGGTTACAAAACTCAAGAAATAATTTTTAATGGCCAATCTACAATTGATGTTTCTTTAGAAGAAGATGCCGCACAACTAGATGAAGTAGTACTTATAGGTTACGGTTCTACAACAAAGCAAGATGCTACGGGTGTTGTAGAACAGGTAAGCTCAGACGAGTTTAATAAAGGAGCTATTGTTGCACCGCAACAATTAATTGCGGGTAAAGCAGCAGGTGTAAGAGTCACTCCTGGCGGTGGTGCTGCCGGTGAAGGTGGAGAAATTAGAATACGTGGTGGCGCTTCCTTAACAGCGTCTAATGCGCCTTTGATTGTAATTGATGGATTACCGATAGATCAAAGAGGTGGTGCCCAAGGAAGCCGAAACGCACTAAATGCTATTAACCCAGAAGATATTAAAGATTTTGTTGTCCTTAAAGATGCGTCTGCTACAGCCATTTATGGGTCGCGTGCATCAAATGGTGTAATCTTAATTACTACTAAAAAAGGAAGAGCAAACCAACCTCTAAAATTAGAATATGGTTTACAAGTCTCAACTCGCCGTGTAGCAAACATGACAGACGTTCTAGGTGCAGAACGCTTTAGAACCATTGCACTCGACAACGGTATTGACCCCTCTGAATTAGGAAATTCTAATACAGATTGGCAAGATGAACTTTTTACAACTGGAATAGGCGCTATACACAATATAACAGCCTCTAAAGGGTATGAAAATTTTAACTTCAGAATTAATTTTAACCACACCTCTCAAGAAGGACCACTTCAGGATTTATATGAACGTAACGGTATAAACACCTCTTTTGAACAACGTCTTTTGGATAATGACTTAAAATTAACTTTAGTGGCAAGAGCGGTTCAAGACGAATATGATTATGCTAACCAAGGTGCAATAGGACAAGCTATAAGATTCGACCCTACGCAGCCTATTAGAAACGAAAACGGTGAGTTTTATCAATATGGACAAGGTGCTCCTTTAGCACCTGCCAATCCTCTTTGGACAATAGATAACGCTAACTACAATGATAGACAAACAATTAAACGCATTATATCTAACTTTAATATAGATTATAAATTTTGGTTTTTACCAGAATTGAAATTCAATCTTAATGCAGGTTTAGATTATGCAGAAAATGATGGATATCGCTTTTCTAGAGGTAATCCAAACAACCCAGACGCCGTTGATTTTAATGGCATATCATCTGGTCTCAATCGAAATACAAACCTAGATTTCACATTTAATTATAAAAAGTATGTAGAATCGTTAGATACAAAAGTAGATTTAATGGCAGGATATGCCTTCCAAGAGTTTTATATTCGTACAGACGTAGATGAACAATCAAATATTTCTTTTGTAGATACGACGATAGATAGAAATGCTTTAGAGTCTTACTTTGCCAGAGCTAGCTTTGATATTGCGGATAAATATTTAATATCTGGTATTATTAGAACAGACGGTTCTTCTAGATTTTCAGAAGATAATCGCTGGGGTGTATTCCCTGGTGTATCTGTAGGTTGGAAAATTATGAATGAGCCATGGATGGAAAATTCATTCTTTTCTAATTTAAAAATAAGAGGTGGTTGGGGTGTTACAGGCCAACAAGAAATTAATGAAAATTATGGTTATCTAGGTCTTTACACACCATCATTAAATAACGCGGCTAATGTTCAATTTGGTTTTTTAGCTAATGGAGACCCTAGATTTATATCTACGCTACGTCCACAAGGCTTAGACGCAAACAGAACATGGGAAGAAACAACGCAATATAACGCTGGTTTAGATTTTGGTTTCTTCAATAATCGTCTCGCAGGTACTGTTGATTTATACTATCGCGAAACTGATGACTTACTTGCAACAGTTCCTGTTCCGGCTGGAGCTAACCTTACTGACTTATTATTAACCAATATTGGTTCTGTAACGAGCAGAGGTCTAGAAATAGCTGTTAATGGTGTTATTGCCCAAAACGACAACTTTAGATGGGACTCTAATTTTAATATCACATTTCAGGAGCAAGAAATTACAAAATTGAGTCTTAATGATGCCTCTGGTTTTATAATTCCAACTGGAGGGATATCTGGAGGTGTAGGTAATCAAATTCAATTGTTTAAACCAGGTTTTGATCCTTTCACCTTCTTTGTATTTAGACAAGTTTATGATGATGAAGGTAATCCTATACAAGGATCATACGTAGATGTAAACGGTGATAACCAAATTACAGAGGCTGATAGGCAGCCTTACAAGAAGGCAACTCCAGATGCATTCTTTGGTTTCACTAATAGTTTTTCGTACAAAAACTTTGATCTCAACTTTACCTTCCGTGGATCCATTGGTAATCATGTCTATAATAATAATGCCTCTGATACTGGTAACTTAAATTCAATCATTAATCAACCTGGTTACATAGCTAATGCTCATGCTAGTTTCTTAGACTCTAATTTTAGTAATCAAGAATTATTTTCAGATTACTATATAGAGCGTGCAGATTTTGTAAGATTAGATAACTTGTCTTTAGGCTACACTCTCCCTTTTGACAAAATGACTTTACGCACATCACTTACAGCTACAAACCTATTTGTTATAACAGACTATAGCGGTTTAGATCCGGAAATTAGTAATGGTATAGAAAATAGTCCGTACCCTCGAACAAGAGATATAGTACTTGGACTTAACTTAACATTTTAA
- a CDS encoding SusE domain-containing protein: MKKLSILGFFIFALINLNSCEMEDDVVFTTQDPEGFVFTNSLQDNYILSNATSGNLGERFTWGNADFGSPTNITYELQRSITGDFSDAVVVSSSTDNEIAMSIGQMITVATEAGLDNDPGTAAPNTGSFSVRLRAFPGDTGSGTEAFSDVLILNVELLEQMDTGGGGIMPVSWGVVGSGYNDWGNAGPDGTFYSTMDADVIVAYVTLVDGQIKFRENNDWSSGTDLGDSNGDGILDQDPDNNINVTAGNYRITFNTSTNAYSIDEFSWGVVGSGYNDWGNAGPDAKFYYDYTSDSFKVSVVLVDGQIKFRTNNDWGSGDDLGDAGDDGILDQDADNNIDVTAGNYLITINFNDNSYSIVENDVWGVVGSGYNDWGSAGPDFALTEIQDGILVGDLAPLIDGQIKFRTNNDWGSGDDLGDAGNDGTLDQDPDNNIDVTAGNYRVRIDLNDNSYLLNRIN; encoded by the coding sequence ATGAAAAAATTATCAATTTTAGGCTTTTTCATCTTTGCCTTAATAAACCTTAATAGTTGTGAAATGGAAGATGACGTTGTTTTCACAACACAAGACCCAGAAGGATTTGTATTTACAAATTCGCTTCAAGACAATTATATATTATCGAACGCTACTTCTGGAAACTTAGGTGAGCGTTTCACTTGGGGTAATGCTGATTTTGGTTCACCTACCAACATCACATACGAACTCCAAAGATCTATTACTGGTGATTTTAGTGATGCAGTTGTAGTGAGTTCTTCTACCGACAATGAGATAGCAATGAGTATAGGACAAATGATTACGGTTGCTACCGAAGCAGGTTTAGACAATGATCCAGGCACGGCTGCACCAAACACTGGTTCCTTCTCTGTAAGATTAAGAGCTTTTCCTGGAGATACAGGCAGTGGGACCGAGGCTTTCTCTGATGTCTTAATTTTAAATGTAGAATTATTAGAGCAAATGGACACAGGAGGTGGCGGTATTATGCCAGTTTCTTGGGGTGTTGTAGGATCTGGATACAATGATTGGGGTAATGCTGGACCAGATGGTACGTTTTATTCTACTATGGACGCAGATGTAATTGTAGCTTATGTTACATTAGTTGATGGACAAATTAAGTTTAGAGAAAATAATGACTGGAGCAGCGGAACAGATTTAGGTGATTCAAATGGTGACGGTATCTTAGATCAAGATCCGGATAATAATATTAACGTTACAGCTGGTAATTACAGAATTACGTTCAATACATCTACAAACGCATATTCAATCGATGAGTTTTCTTGGGGTGTTGTTGGTTCTGGTTATAATGATTGGGGTAACGCTGGACCAGATGCAAAGTTCTACTATGATTACACATCAGATTCTTTTAAGGTAAGCGTAGTTTTAGTAGATGGTCAAATCAAATTTAGAACCAATAATGATTGGGGAAGTGGTGATGACTTAGGTGATGCAGGTGATGATGGTATTCTAGATCAAGATGCTGATAATAATATTGATGTTACGGCTGGTAATTATCTTATCACTATCAACTTTAATGACAACAGCTACAGTATTGTTGAAAATGATGTTTGGGGTGTTGTTGGTTCTGGTTATAATGATTGGGGCTCAGCAGGTCCTGACTTTGCACTTACAGAAATCCAAGATGGTATTCTTGTTGGGGATTTAGCACCGCTGATTGACGGTCAAATTAAATTTAGAACTAACAATGATTGGGGAAGTGG